A region from the Zonotrichia albicollis isolate bZonAlb1 chromosome 17, bZonAlb1.hap1, whole genome shotgun sequence genome encodes:
- the NKAIN4 gene encoding sodium/potassium-transporting ATPase subunit beta-1-interacting protein 4 isoform X1, whose protein sequence is MGCCTGRCTLIFLCTLQLLAALERQVFDFLGYQWAPILANFLHIIIVILGLFGTIQYRPRYIVVYAIWTAVWVTWNIFIICFYLEVGGLSKDSELLTFNISRHQSWWSENGPGCVRKEAPMSGIKGLDSHSYISVIGCALEYRYIEVMHSSFQILIALVGFVYACYVVSVFTEEEDSFDFIGGFDPFPLYHVNEKPTNLLFKQTYLPA, encoded by the exons CTGGCTGCTCTGGAGAGGCAAGTGTTCGACTTCCTGGGCTACCAGTGGGCTCCAATCCTCGCCAACTTCCTGCACATCATCATCGTCATCCTGGGGCTCTTTGGCACCATCCAGTACCGGCCACGCTACATCGTGGTG TATGCCATCTGGACTGCAGTCTGGGTCACCTGGAACATCTTCATCATCTGCTTCTACTTAGAAGTGGGAGGGCTCTCAAAG GACAGTGAGCTCCTGACATTCAACATCTCCCGGCACCAGTCGTGGTGGAGTGAGaatggccctggctgtgtgagGAAGGAGGCTCCAATGTCTGGCATCAAGGGGCTGGATAGCCATTCCTACATCTCTGTCATCGGCTGTGCCCTGGAGTATCGCTACATCGAGGTCATGCACAGCTCCTTCCAGATCCTCATCGCG ctGGTGGGCTTTGTGTACGCCTGTTACGTGGTTAGTGTTTTTACAGAAGAAGAAGACAGCT ttgattTCATTGGTGGATTTGATCCATTTCCTCTCTACCATGTCAATGAAAAACCCACCAACCTTTTGTTCAAGCAGACATACCT GCCTGCGTAA
- the BIRC7 gene encoding baculoviral IAP repeat-containing protein 7: protein MGDAAPAEEPRAARCRLFNSSMRSVANRLRTFQQWPRTAPVSAQDLVDAGFFYVGPGDEVQCFCCGGVLKDWRPGDCPLIEHMHFFPSCKYIRGENAGNQETLSLQEIFDTVDGQFLSVLQGIVSEETAMPNEPEYPEMVTEEMRLSTFENWPQNSSIHPEQLARAGFFYTGRGDVVRCFYCDGGVRSWSLGDDPWREHAKWYPECEFLLHSKGREFVNSIQGTFSGTLLAPRHSWDQTEQDSSPSQGAVQRETGTSRQEIRSVQQKESESQLSTEEQLRRLQEERMCKVCMDRDVSVVFVPCGHLVACEACALNLRLCPICRAAIRGSVRAFMS, encoded by the exons ATGGGGGATGCAGCACCAGcagaggagcccagggctgctcgCTGCAGGCTCTTCAATTCCAGCATGAGGAGCGTGGCTAACAGGCTCAGGACCTTCCAGCAGTGGCCCCGCACTGCCCCTGTGTCTGCCCAGGACCTGGTGGATGCTGGATTTTTCTACGTGGGCCCTGGGGATGAAGTGCAGTGTTTCTGCTGTGGTGGTGTGCTGAAGGACTGGAGACCTGGGGATTGCCCCCTCATAGAGCACATGCATTTCTTCCCTTCCTGTAAATACATCCGTGGGGAGAATGCTGGGAACCAGGAGacactgtccctgcaggagaTCTTTGACACTGTGGATGGGCAGTTCCTGAGTGTCTTGCAGGGGATTGTCAGTGAGGAGACAGCCATGCCCAACGAGCCAGAGTACCCTGAGATGGTGACAGAGGAGATGAGACTGTCTACATTTGAGAACTGGCCGCAGAATTCCAGCATTCATCCAGAGCAACTGGCTAGAGCAGGGTTCTTTTACACAG GACGAGGAGATGTAGTGAGGTGTTTTTACTGTGATGGAGGTGTGAGGAGCTGGTCCTTGGGAGATGATCCTTGGAGGGAACATGCCAAATGGTACCCAGA GTGTGAATTTTTACTGCACTCAAAGGGGAGAGAATTTGTTAACAGCATTCAGGGAACTTTTTCTGGcaccctgctggctcct AGACATTCCTGGGACCAGACTGAGCAAGACTCCTCTCCCTCCCAAG GTGCTGTTCAGAGAGAGACTGGAACATCAAGACAAGAAATACGCTCTGTACAGCAAAAGGAAtcag AGTCTCAGCTGAGCACAGAAGAACAGCTCCGGCgcctgcaggaggagaggatgTGCAAAGTGTGCATGGACAGAGATGTGTCTGTTGTGTTTGTTCCCTGTGGCCACCTGGTAGCCTGTGAAGCATGTGCCCTCAACCTGAGGCTGTGTCccatctgcagagctgccatccGGGGCAGTGTGAGAGCCTTCATGTCCTGA
- the NKAIN4 gene encoding sodium/potassium-transporting ATPase subunit beta-1-interacting protein 4 isoform X2, with the protein MGCCTGRCTLIFLCTLQLLAALERQVFDFLGYQWAPILANFLHIIIVILGLFGTIQYRPRYIVVYAIWTAVWVTWNIFIICFYLEVGGLSKDSELLTFNISRHQSWWSENGPGCVRKEAPMSGIKGLDSHSYISVIGCALEYRYIEVMHSSFQILIALVGFVYACYVVSVFTEEEDSCLRK; encoded by the exons CTGGCTGCTCTGGAGAGGCAAGTGTTCGACTTCCTGGGCTACCAGTGGGCTCCAATCCTCGCCAACTTCCTGCACATCATCATCGTCATCCTGGGGCTCTTTGGCACCATCCAGTACCGGCCACGCTACATCGTGGTG TATGCCATCTGGACTGCAGTCTGGGTCACCTGGAACATCTTCATCATCTGCTTCTACTTAGAAGTGGGAGGGCTCTCAAAG GACAGTGAGCTCCTGACATTCAACATCTCCCGGCACCAGTCGTGGTGGAGTGAGaatggccctggctgtgtgagGAAGGAGGCTCCAATGTCTGGCATCAAGGGGCTGGATAGCCATTCCTACATCTCTGTCATCGGCTGTGCCCTGGAGTATCGCTACATCGAGGTCATGCACAGCTCCTTCCAGATCCTCATCGCG ctGGTGGGCTTTGTGTACGCCTGTTACGTGGTTAGTGTTTTTACAGAAGAAGAAGACAGCT GCCTGCGTAAGTGA